One genomic segment of Brassica napus cultivar Da-Ae chromosome A3, Da-Ae, whole genome shotgun sequence includes these proteins:
- the LOC106440268 gene encoding 2-oxoglutarate-Fe(II) type oxidoreductase hxnY, translated as METSLVLPIVDISSPDKITTARLIRRACVEHGFFYVKNHGIPEELMEGVFRESKRFFNLPLEDKMVSLHRDFLGYTPLYAEKLDTSLTTIGDSKESFFLGSSEGVRGQCYPNQWPSENLLPSWRQTMECYYKNVMSVGRKLLGLVALALDLDEDFFIKIGALNDPAAVVRLIRYPGEVISSDVETYGASAHSDYGTVTLLLTDEVPGLQVCRDKSKQPRTWEDVPRLGGAFIVNIGDLMERWTNGLFRSTLHRVMPVGKERYSVAFFLVPNPDCNVECLKTCCSETSPARFPPILAGDYIKERFRITYAT; from the exons ATGGAGACGTCACTTGTACTTCCGATCGTTGATATTTCTTCACCGGACAAAATCACCACTGCACGGTTGATTCGCCGG GCATGTGTGGAACATGGATTCTTCTATGTTAAAAATCATGGCATCCCGGAAGAATTGATGGAAGGGGTTTTCAGGGAGAGCAAAAGATTCTTCAATCTCCCACTAGAGGATAAGATGGTTTCACTACACCGTGATTTTCTCGGTTATACTCCACTGTATGCTGAGAAACTCGACACGTCCTTGACCACCATAG GTGATTCCAAGGAAAGCTTTTTTCTTGGCTCTTCAGAAGGCGTTCGCGGTCAGTGTTACCCAAATCAATGGCCTTCTGAAA ATCTCTTGCCATCATGGAGGCAAACCATGGAATGTTACTACAAGAATGTAAT GTCCGTGGGTAGAAAGTTGCTCGGCTTGGTTGCCTTGGCATTAGATTTAGATGAGGACTTCTTCATTAAAATTGGAGCCTTGAATGATCCTGCAGCAGTTGTTCGGCTCATACGCTATCCAG GTGAAGTGATTTCATCGGATGTAGAAACATATGGTGCCTCAGCTCACTCAGATTATGGAACGGTCACTCTTCTTTTGACTGATGAAGTTCCAGGACTTCAG GTTTGTAGAGACAAATCGAAACAACCACGCACTTGGGAAGATGTTCCTAGACTCGGAGG GGCGTTTATCGTCAACATTGGTGATTTGATGGAGAGATGGACCAACGGATTGTTCCG GTCTACGTTGCACAGAGTGATGCCGGTGGGAAAAGAGCGCTACTCg gTGGCGTTCTTCTTAGTTCCCAATCCAGATTGTAATGTAGAATGCTTGAAGACTTGTTGCAGCGAAACTTCTCCTGCAAG ATTCCCGCCTATACTCGCCGGCGACTATATTAAGGAGCGTTTCAGGATAACCTACGCCACTTAG
- the LOC106440267 gene encoding phospholipase A1-Ibeta2, chloroplastic, with protein MQTLTPNVELFHAKRRHFTCSTQTSTFIPTKPLSVFPATKNNREHLRNLENVLKTSSNSIENFNNKVSSRQDKTTTLLGGLNLARLWPQMKAAVDEMSPKNLKRLQRLLSKSSEERSPKNKLGSKWRELHGSNNWAGLLDPLDEDLRRELVRYGEFVQAAYQGFHSDPEGSPRDVALPDGSYKVTKSLYATSSVRLPKWIDDVAPDLRWMTKQTSWVGYVAVCEDPKEIRRMGRREIVIALRGTATLLEWSENFRPNLVSMPEPKPDPSDPTRPKVECGFNSLYTTGSQHAPSLADSLVAEISRLVDLYAGEELSISVTGHSLGAAIALLAADDIAERVTHAPPVSVFSFGGPRVGNREFADRLDSKGVKVLRVVNSQDVVTKVPGIFADNDKNKQGQNRNNGGIREMVERNNPWAYSHVGAELRVDMKMSPYLKPNADVACCHDLEAYLHLVDGFLASNCPFRTNAKRSLRKLLDEQRSNVKVLYTGKSLRRNRSSVLDYGDVLPSPSS; from the coding sequence ATGCAGACACTTACGCCTAACGTCGAGTTATTCCACGCGAAACGCAGACATTTCACATGCAGTACTCAAACCTCGACCTTCATCCCGACAAAGCCACTTTCTGTTTTTCCGGCGACTAAAAACAACCGAGAACATCTCAGAAACCTAGAGAATGTTCTCAAGACCTCGtcaaactctatagaaaacttcaACAACAAGGTATCTTCTCGCCAAGACAAGACGACGACGTTACTCGGAGGTTTGAACTTGGCGAGACTCTGGCCTCAGATGAAAGCCGCCGTCGACGAAATGTCCCCCAAGAATCTGAAGCGGCTTCAAAGGCTTCTCTCGAAATCATCAGAAGAGCGTTCGCCGAAGAATAAACTCGGGTCTAAATGGCGGGAGCTACACGGGTCGAACAACTGGGCCGGGTTGCTGGATCCACTAGACGAGGATCTCAGGCGAGAGCTTGTCCGTTACGGAGAGTTTGTGCAGGCGGCTTACCAAGGGTTTCACTCGGACCCGGAAGGTTCGCCGAGAGACGTAGCCTTACCAGACGGGTCTTACAAAGTAACGAAGAGTCTTTACGCCACATCATCAGTTCGTTTGCCTAAGTGGATTGATGACGTGGCACCTGATCTAAGGTGGATGACTAAGCAGACGAGCTGGGTTGGGTACGTGGCGGTCTGCGAAGATCCAAAGGAGATCCGACGGATGGGGAGGAGGGAGATCGTCATCGCGCTCCGCGGAACCGCCACGTTGCTCGAGTGGTCAGAGAATTTCAGGCCGAATCTCGTTTCGATGCCCGAGCCCAAACCCGATCCATCCGACCCGACTCGGCCCAAGGTGGAGTGCGGATTCAACAGCCTCTACACAACGGGTAGCCAACACGCGCCTAGCCTCGCCGACTCTTTGGTCGCGGAGATCAGCAGGCTCGTCGATCTATACGCAGGAGAGGAGCTGAGCATAAGCGTCACTGGACACAGCCTCGGCGCCGCCATAGCTCTCCTAGCCGCCGACGATATCGCGGAGCGTGTTACGCACGCGCCTCCGGTGTCGGTATTTTCCTTCGGCGGACCTCGCGTCGGAAACAGGGAGTTCGCCGATCGGCTGGATTCGAAAGGAGTGAAAGTCCTCCGCGTCGTGAACAGCCAGGACGTGGTGACGAAAGTTCCCGGAATATTCGCCGATAATGATAAGAACAAGCAGGGGCAGAATCGTAATAACGGGGGTATAAGGGAGATGGTGGAGAGGAACAATCCATGGGCTTACTCGCACGTGGGAGCTGAGCTGCGCGTGGACATGAAGATGTCTCCGTATTTGAAACCTAACGCTGACGTGGCGTGCTGTCATGACTTGGAGGCCTACTTGCACTTAGTCGACGGGTTTTTAGCTTCGAACTGTCCGTTCAGAACAAACGCGAAACGGAGTTTGAGAAAGCTGTTGGATGAGCAACGGTCCAACGTCAAGGTTTTGTATACAGGAAAGTCTTTGAGACGCAACCGTAGTTCTGTTCTTGATTACGGAGACGTTTTGCCAAGTCCGTCGTCATGA
- the LOC106442539 gene encoding shematrin-like protein 2 produces MGPGPGEGEDSIAGIGGEAISGTDAGLGPGLIGVVGGLIGLEDGVIGIIGGVAMDIGGGAIGIGGGVIVIGGGAMGIGGGVIGIGGGVMGIGGGVIIGIGGGVIIGMGEPPLGIGGMDIEPEGAIMGD; encoded by the coding sequence ATGGGTCCCGGTcctggagaaggagaagattccaTTGCTGGCATCGGTGGCGAAGCCATATCGGGGACTGATGCTGGGCTAGGGCCTGGGCTCATAGGAGTAGTTGGTGGACTCATTGGGCTTGAAGATGGAGTCATTGGCATCATAGGTGGTGTAGCCATGGACATTGGTGGTGGAGCCATAGGCATAGGCGGTGGAGTCATTGTCATAGGTGGTGGAGCCATGGGCATAGGTGGTGGAGTCATAGGCATAGGTGGTGGAGTCATGGGCATAGGTGGTGGAGTCATCATAGGCATAGGTGGTGGAGTCATCATAGGCATGGGAGAGCCGCCGCTAGGCATTGGTGGCATGGACATTGAGCCAGAAGGAGCCATCATGGGAGATTGA
- the LOC106440263 gene encoding expansin-like B1 — protein MKKSHVLLHLLVQVIVLLPLLCLSDDFVSSRATYYGSPDCKGNPRGACGYGELGRDINDGEVSGVSSRLWKNGAGCGACYQVRCKIPPHCNEEGVYVVATDYGEGDGTDFIFSPKAYGRMARPGTEFQLYSFGVVDVEYQRVPCRYGGYNLVYKIHEKSYNPHYLAILILYVGGVNDILAVEVWQEDCKEWKRMRRVFGAVHDYQNPPRGTLSLRFLVYGSAGLNWVESQNALPADWTAGATYNSNILLT, from the exons ATGAAGAAGTCTCACGTTTTGCTTCATCTGCTTGTTCAAGTCATTGTCCTTTTACCTCTTCTTTGTTTATCTGATGACTTTGTTAGCTCTAGAGCTACTTATTATGGCAGTCCCGATTGCAAAGGAAATCCTC GAGGAGCATGTGGGTATGGAGAACTTGGAAGAGATATCAATGATGGTGAAGTGAGTGGTGTTTCATCGCGACTATGGAAAAATGGAGCCGGCTGTGGTGCTTGTTACCAG gtGAGATGCAAAATACCTCCACACTGCAATGAGGAAGGAGTATACGTAGTGGCTACGGACTACGGAGAAGGAGATGGTACGGACTTCATATTTAGCCCTAAGGCGTATGGACGTATGGCGCGACCCGGCACAGAGTTTCAGCTCTACTCTTTTGGTGTGGTTGACGTTGAATACCAAAGGGTCCCTTGCCGGTACGGAGGGTACAACCTGGTGTATAAGATCCATGAGAAAAGCTATAATCCCCATTATCTTGCTATCCTTATCTTGTACGTTGGTGGTGTCAACGACATCCTCGCCGTTGAAGTCTGGCAG GAGGATTGCAAAGAGTGGAAACGCATGAGAAGAGTGTTTGGAGCGGTTCATGATTATCAGAATCCACCAAGAGGCACTCTCTCTTTGAGGTTTTTGGTCTATGGAAGCGCCGGTCTCAATTGGGTCGAATCGCAGAACGCTCTTCCAGCAGATTGGACCGCAGGAGCCACCTACAACTCCAACATTCTACTTACTTGA
- the LOC125607104 gene encoding uncharacterized protein LOC125607104: MNSIKRCKEAWKYYDEVLNFLKEKESGLSPSDLYDVKGGVNYAFDELRGVISYLKWVHVHLCFNGELAPLLNYPFKSLHVQFEQLLGALPSPGVPLEDNFGVGMIKKYRLDLMLERNTFNSRLIYDRDSLKKPPPSKEERQESMQLRRVVEAQLLAHYCRP; encoded by the exons ATGAATAGCATAAAGCGCTGCAAAGAAGCATGGAAGTATTACGATGAG GTACTGAACTTCCTCAAGGAAAAGGAATCTGGGTTATCCCCCAGTGATTTGTATGATGTAAAGGGTGGCGTAAATTATGCATTTGATGAG CTTCGGGGTGTGATTTCATATCTGAAATGGGTCCATGTCCATTTGTGTTTCAATGGTGAACTGGCTCCTTTGCTCAATTATCCTTTCAAATCTCTGCATGTTCAATTTGAACAACTCTTAGGCGCGCTCCCTTCTCCCGGGGTTCCATTGGAAGATAATTTTGGAGTAGGAATGATCAAAAAATATCGGCTGGATTTGATGTTGGAGCGGAACACCTTTAACAGTAGATTGATTTATGACAGGGATTCTTTAAAGAAACCCCCTCCCTCaaaagaagagagacaagagTCGATGCAACTTCGTCGCGTTGTGGAAGCCCAGTTACTGGCCCACTACTGCAGGCCATAA
- the LOC125607200 gene encoding probable splicing factor 3A subunit 1 yields MDKSEIMPSDVRYNFLRSKTDPCHAYYSYMLSKYSAGGGAVVEGAAVNIEHDDHTKDLTIINTPAQVPAITLAARVACLVSVKGLDLEMHLRDTQVSDTRFNFLRDASDVCHAFYQRSLAYYSFGNKSQLKARAQPPPVFDTPNTQILPLPNLLQFRLPQGMTLKQLDTIKVTAQFSLWYGYYFVWALKGNVTQLEFLNPSHSWYPFYNEFQRAYERLFKPPKDTIEQLYKSAEYTEAIQKGFLQRIQLDDPIKVRKWLEQGERAMIDWHEATSKPFAMKEVQELLPPQGPDPKRQKLDVSLLVPETQFLAQHQGPSSLTVSFPNRQAVEIKVSSLSVNLASLKQRIAEVIQIPADKHKLSGKSGVLKDDNMTLAHYNVGDGDILTLSL; encoded by the exons ATGGATAAGAGTGAGATCATGCCCAGCGATGTTAGATACAATTTCCTGAGAAGCAAAACAGATCCTTGTCATGCATATTACAGCTACATGCTTTCTAAATACTCTGCTGGTGGAGGAGCTGTGGTGGAGGGTGCTGCTGTGAATATTGAACATGATGATCACACCAAGGATCTCACAATCATTAATACACCTGCACAAGTCCCAGCTATTACTCTTGCTGCGAGAGTAGCTTGTCTTGTTTCTGTAAAAGGGCTGGACCTTGAGATGCACCTCAGAGACACTCAAGTGAGTGATACAAGGTTTAATTTTCTTAGGGATGCTTCAGATGTGTGTCACGCATTCTACCAGCGCAGCCTTGCCTACTACTCTTTTGGGAATAAAAGTCAACTCAAAGCTCGGGCACAACCTCCTCCTGTGTTCGATACCCCTAACACTCAGATCCTGCCTCTGCCTAACCTTCTGCAGTTCAGACTTCCTCAAGGGATGACATTGAAGCAGCTCGATACCATTAAGGTCACAGCTCAATTTTCCCTGTGGTATGGGTATTACTTTGTGTGGGCTTTGAAAGGGAATGTGACCCAGCTTGAGTTTCTTAATCCATCACATAGCTGGTACCCTTTTTACAATGAGTTTCAACGTGCCTATGAGAGACTGTTCAAGCCCCCCAAAGATACCATAGAACAGCTGTATAAGAGTGCCGAATACACAGAGGCCATCCAGAAAGGTTTCTTACAACGTATTCAACTGGATGATCCTATCAAGGTGCGTAAATGGCTGGAGCAAGGGGAGAGGGCAATGATTGATTGGCATGAGGCTACATCCAAACCATTTGCTATGAAGGAGGTTCAAGAGCTGCTACCACCTCAAGGACCAGATCCTAAGAGACAAAAGCTTGACGTCTCACTTCTGGTTCCAGAAACCCAATTTCTCGCTCAACATCAG GGTCCGTCTTCACTTACGGTTTCTTTTCCAAACCGACAAGCCGTTGAGATCAAGGTGTCCTCGTTGTCCGTAAATCTTGCATCGTTGAAGCAGAGAATAGCTGAAGTGATCCAAATTCCAGCGGACAAACACAAGTTAAGTGGAAAATCGGGGGTTTTGAAGGACGACAACATGACACTTGCACATTACAATGTGGGAGATGGAGACATCCTAACACTGTCTCTGTGA
- the LOC106442538 gene encoding putative F-box protein At3g22650, giving the protein MASSKLSKRSSVLPFELVEEILYRIPHGSLVRFKSICKQWYSLFNDKRFIYKHLDLSREQFIQLAHHNESVNLFNLETQAPSRFQGTPEISRMIHCDGLLLCQCIEGDTSKLVIWNPVLRRFYWIEPSRHFERYSIVYGFGYDNVSRENYKIMRFNVMKNSGLEIYECKSKLWRSVDAALDSCVKLWSPHYQSLSMNGNMYWIAHRKKGNLETEIFVQSFDFTAETFKDIGCGVPFETECTSLCRASTLVLSSFGGDRLSLLHQHKRENIELWTTNKVTDEVVCWSKYLNVTGPDLPILHYAPYYNFPTYFIDHKTSTIIAWCGEFNATKNYIDVIIYEISDGEIKKQVVEAAGHGLGYSCHNLCYVYVPSLVRLPE; this is encoded by the coding sequence ATGGCTTCTTCAAAGTTGTCAAAGCGTTCATCGGTGCTACCTTTCGAGTTAGTAGAAGAGATACTTTACAGGATTCCACACGGATCTTTGGTACGATTTAAATCCATTTGCAAACAATGGTATTCTCTTTTTAACGACAAGAGATTCATCTACAAACACTTGGATCTCTCCCGGGAACAATTCATACAACTGGCGCATCACAATGAATCAGTTAACCTCTTCAATCTTGAGACCCAAGCTCCCTCACGTTTTCAAGGTACACCTGAAATTAGTCGAATGATTCACTGCGACGGTTTATTGCTATGTCAATGTATTGAAGGAGATACTAGTAAGCTTGTAATTTGGAATCCGGTTTTGAGGAGATTCTATTGGATTGAACCCTCGAGACATTTCGAAAGGTATAGTATCGTCTATGGTTTTGGATACGACAATGTATCTCGTGAAAACTACAAGATCATGAGGTTTAATGTTATGAAAAATTCAGGTCTCGAGATATATGAGTGCAAGTCTAAACTCTGGAGAAGTGTTGATGCTGCTCTTGATTCGTGTGTAAAGCTTTGGTCTCCTCATTATCAATCTTTGTCGATGAATGGAAACATGTACTGGATTGCTCATAGGAAGAAGGGTAATTTGGAAACCGAAATCTTCGTCCAAAGTTTTGATTTCACTGCAGAGACATTCAAAGACATAGGCTGTGGTGTTCCCTTTGAAACTGAATGTACCTCTCTGTGTCGTGCTAGTACATTAGTCCTCTCAAGTTTTGGAGGAGATAGGCTTTCTTTACTACATCAGCATAAACGTGAGAACATTGAATTGTGGACTACAAACAAGGTGACTGATGAGGTTGTTTGTTGGAGTAAGTATTTAAACGTTACTGGCCCTGATCTCCCGATATTACATTATGCGCCATATTACAATTTCCCTACATACTTCATCGACCACAAGACCAGTACTATCATTGCATGGTGCGGGGAATTCAATGCCACGAAGAACTATATTGACGTCATCATTTACGAAATAAGTGATGGTGAGATTAAAAAACAAGTTGTGGAGGCAGCAGGACATGGGTTGGGTTATAGCTGTCACAACCTTTGCTATGTGTATGTTCCAAGTCTGGTTCGTCTTCCAGAATAA
- the LOC125607201 gene encoding uncharacterized protein LOC125607201, whose translation MTSQGASDSVDNASEEAPLWNYVTKLEKSGAKGGTWKFKCNICNEDRQGSYFRIRAHLLGIKNQDEFEKKKNESGSRALPLPCENNETDHASKKRKAADSAIVRSFGIEVRDQLDQEIARMFYSGGLPFNLARNPHYHRSYQFAAENKIDGYVPPGYNKLRTTLLQKERNNVERLLVPFKSTWKERGVTIVSDGWSDPTRKPLINFIATSGSGPIFLKAVNCFGEVKDRFFISGLMKEVINEVGHQNVVQIITDNAANCKAAGEIIESTFPHIYWTPCVVHTLNLALKNICAAKNVEKNASTYEECNWITDVHGDALAIKHFIMNHNMRLAIFSKFSPLKLLAVADTRFASIIVMLKRLKLVKRGLEAMVISEEWSTYREDDVGKATFVKGKILSDDWWEQVSYIIDFTRPIYEMIRFCDTDKPCLHLVYEMWDSMIEKVKSEIYKKEKRPVIEVSSFYTVVHEILVDRWTKNNTPLHCLAHSLNPRFYSDEWLSEDSTRLGPHRDPDVSNERMKCFRRLFPSIDDHLKVMDEYALFSMRTGPFEDLTCISVMFTMEPKKWWANFGAQTPFLPTLAFKLLGQPSSSSCAERNWSTYSFIHSLRRNKLNPSRAQDLVFIHNNLRFLSRNSEQYEKEKTKMWDVGGDDFDSMEDMGYLEFASLSLDEPELENGLIDD comes from the exons ATGACTTCTCAAGGAGCAAGTGATAGTGTTGACAATGCTTCTGAAGAAGCTCCATTATGGAACTACGTGACTAAATTAGAGAAATCAGGAGCAAAAGGAGGCACTTGGAAATTTAAGTGCAATATTTGCAACGAAGATCGACAAGGCTCGTATTTCAGAATTAGAGCTCATCTACTTGGAATTAAAAACCAAG ATGagtttgagaagaagaaaaacgagAGTGGTTCTCGAGCGCTTCCTTTACCTTGTGAAAATAATGAAACGGATCATGCTTCAAAGAAAAGAAAGGCTGCTGATTCTGCAATTGTTAGATCTTTTGGTATTGAAGTCAGGGATCAACTGGATCAAGAAATTGCAAGAATGTTCTACAGTGGAGGTCTACCGTTTAACCTTGCAAGAAACCCACATTATCATAGGTCTTACCAGTTTGCTGCTGAAAACAAGATTGATGGTTATGTGCCTCCTGGTTACAATAAGCTTAGAACTACGCTGCTTCAGAAAGAGAGAAACAATGTTGAAAGATTATTGGTTCCATTTAAGTCAACATGGAAAGAAAGAGGGGTGACGATTGTGTCAGATGGTTGGAGCGATCCTACTAGAAAACCTTTGATTAATTTCATTGCTACTTCTGGAAGTGGTCCTATATTCCTCAAGGCTGTGAACTGTTTTGGAGAAGTGAAAGATAGATTCTTCATCTCTGGTCTGATGAAAGAGGTTATCAATGAAGTGGGTCATCAAAACGTTGTGCAAATCATCACTGATAATGCAGCAAATTGTAAGGCTGCTGGAGAGATTATTGAAAGTACGTTTCCTCATATTTATTGGACACCATGTGTGGTTCACACCCTCAATCTTGCTTTGAAGAACATTTGTGCAGCAAAGAATGTGGAGAAGAATGCTTCAACATATGAAGAATGCAATTGGATAACTGATGTTCATGGAGATGCACTTGCAATAAAACATTTCATCATGAACCACAACATGAGACTAGCTATCTTTAGTAAGTTCTCTCCTCTTAAATTGCTTGCAGTTGCTGATACACGTTTTGCCTCTATCATTGTGATGCTTAAGAGATTGAAGCTTGTCAAAAGAGGCCTTGAAGCTATGGTCATAAGTGAGGAGTGGTCTACTTATAGAGAAGATGATGTGGGGAAAGCAACCTTTGTGAAGGGCAAGATTCTTAGTGATGATTGGTGGGAGCAAGTGTCATACATTATTGATTTCACAAGACCAATATATGAGATGATAAGGTTTTGTGACACTGACAAACCATGTCTTCATTTGGTATATGAGATGTGGGATTCCATGATTGAGAAGGTGAAGTCTGAGATCTATAAGAAAGAGAAACGTCCAGTGATTGAAGTTAGCTCTTTCTACACAGTTGTTCATGAGATTTTAGTGGATCGCTGGACAAAAAACAACACTCCTCTGCATTGTCTAGCTCACTCTTTAAATCCAAg ATTTTATAGTGATGAATGGCTAAGTGAAGATTCTACAAGACTTGGTCCACATAGAGATCCAGATGTCTCAAATGAGAGAATGAAGTGTTTTAGAAGATTGTTTCCGAGTATTGATGATCATCTTAAGGTTATGGATGAATATGCTTTATTCTCCATGAGAACTGGTCCTTTTGAGGATTTAACATGCATTTCGGTGATGTTTACTATGGAACCCAAGAAATGGTGGGCTAACTTTGGTGCTCAAACTCCTTTCCTACCGACTTTGGCTTTTAAGTTGCTTGGACAGCCTAGTTCATCTTCATGTGCTGAGCGTAACTGGAGTACTTACTCATTCATTCATTCACTTAGAAGGAATAAGTTGAATCCAAGTCGTGCTCAAGATCTAGTTTTTATCCACAACAATTTGCGTTTCTTATCAAGGAACTCCGAGCaatacgaaaaagaaaagacaaagatGTGGGATGTTGGTGGAGATGATTTTGATTCTATGGAAGATATGGGATATTTGGAGTTTGCAAGTCTTTCACTAGATGAACCAGAATTGGAGAATGGATTGATCGatgattag